In Sphingomonas sp. LR60, the following are encoded in one genomic region:
- a CDS encoding DUF4198 domain-containing protein: MIKLFLAAALLGTSTLAAAHEVWIERDGSATARIYLGEPAEPVPAGGDPEFTKLKAPRLVPSSRAAMVRRNDHIEVAAVAGDVRAWDDNVFAPWGPATKREAVVYYARAGRIEPKAVLPFEIVPVATDADRFTVIRDGRPLADTEVTFVTPARETRKLRTDARGVVVVPTSGSGRYLLSAAAKDEGERQHGGMTVHTLHYITTTSYHAG; encoded by the coding sequence ATGATCAAGCTGTTTCTTGCCGCCGCTCTGCTCGGCACTTCGACGCTGGCCGCTGCGCACGAGGTGTGGATTGAGCGCGACGGAAGCGCGACAGCTCGAATCTACCTGGGCGAACCGGCGGAGCCGGTGCCGGCCGGCGGTGACCCGGAATTTACGAAGTTGAAGGCGCCGCGGCTGGTCCCGTCTTCGCGGGCTGCAATGGTACGCCGTAACGATCACATCGAGGTAGCTGCGGTCGCTGGCGATGTTCGTGCCTGGGACGACAACGTCTTTGCTCCATGGGGACCCGCCACCAAGCGAGAGGCGGTGGTCTACTATGCGCGCGCCGGGCGAATTGAGCCGAAGGCGGTCCTGCCTTTCGAGATCGTGCCCGTGGCGACTGACGCTGACAGGTTCACGGTCATTCGCGATGGCCGTCCGCTGGCCGATACTGAGGTGACCTTCGTGACGCCGGCTCGTGAGACACGCAAGCTGCGCACCGACGCGCGTGGTGTGGTGGTGGTCCCTACTTCGGGTTCGGGGCGCTACCTACTGAGCGCTGCTGCCAAGGACGAAGGTGAGCGACAGCACGGTGGCATGACGGTCCACACGCTGCACTACATCACTACGACCAGCTATCATGCAGGGTGA
- a CDS encoding acyl-CoA thioesterase, which translates to MTNAAPHRFSIGIEPVDIDFMGHVNNASYLKWVQAAVLDHWRALAPAEIAAQHLWVALKHEITYRKPAFLEDDVIATVLLEKVHGARAFYETVIKRGEEVLAEVKSSWCCLDASTMRPARLAQDVIEHFYPRTEAQAER; encoded by the coding sequence GTGACCAACGCTGCACCGCATCGCTTCTCCATCGGCATCGAGCCGGTCGACATCGACTTCATGGGACACGTCAACAACGCGAGCTACCTGAAGTGGGTACAGGCGGCTGTACTCGATCACTGGCGTGCCTTGGCGCCCGCCGAGATTGCAGCGCAGCACCTATGGGTCGCGCTCAAGCACGAGATCACGTACCGCAAGCCCGCATTTCTTGAGGATGATGTGATCGCCACGGTGCTACTTGAGAAGGTGCATGGTGCTCGCGCCTTCTACGAGACCGTAATCAAGCGCGGCGAAGAGGTGCTGGCCGAGGTCAAATCCAGCTGGTGCTGCCTAGATGCGTCCACGATGCGTCCCGCACGGCTGGCGCAGGACGTGATTGAGCACTTCTACCCCCGTACTGAGGCGCAGGCTGAACGCTGA
- a CDS encoding BLUF domain-containing protein, giving the protein MYRVVFTSRAASNFSRAEIKALCEAAAVRNEENGITGLFLSDGTRFLQVIEGEEKDVDDLMGRIVRNPRHHDIIIVSSQRIERREFHNRTMSQPLYGVGDDPNEYVERIKEELKDVSDDHLKAMFIGFAFLARNARFRYE; this is encoded by the coding sequence ATGTACCGAGTCGTTTTTACCAGCAGAGCCGCCTCAAATTTTAGCCGGGCCGAGATCAAGGCCCTGTGCGAAGCAGCGGCGGTCCGGAATGAGGAAAATGGCATCACTGGCCTCTTCCTCTCTGACGGCACCCGATTTTTACAAGTGATTGAAGGCGAGGAGAAGGACGTCGACGATCTTATGGGGCGCATCGTGCGCAATCCGCGGCATCACGATATAATCATCGTCAGCTCGCAAAGGATTGAACGTCGTGAGTTTCACAATCGAACGATGAGCCAGCCGCTGTATGGGGTCGGTGATGATCCAAACGAATACGTAGAGCGCATAAAAGAAGAGCTTAAAGATGTGTCAGATGATCACCTGAAAGCTATGTTCATCGGTTTCGCTTTTCTTGCTCGCAATGCGCGCTTTCGTTATGAATAA
- a CDS encoding S1/P1 nuclease has product MRTLAAAAFIFSIIPAPAFAWGKTGHRVVGQIADAHLSSKARSAVKRILCTETMAEASNWPDFMKSDPSPFWQKTASPWHYVTLPGGKTYDQVGAPPEGDAITALDRFSATLRDRKASPDDKRVALRFIIHIVGDLAQPLHNGNGTDRGGNDLKVTWFGKPTNLHSVWDTLLVDDEQLSYSEMAAWLNARITPADVKAWSSADPRVWMADSVIVRDQVYPPSGDTALGYRYVYENTPRVELQLEKGGVRLAAYLNKVFR; this is encoded by the coding sequence ATGCGTACCCTTGCTGCTGCAGCTTTCATCTTCTCCATCATCCCCGCCCCCGCATTCGCCTGGGGCAAGACCGGCCATCGCGTCGTCGGTCAGATCGCTGACGCGCACCTGAGCAGCAAGGCGCGATCGGCCGTGAAGCGCATCCTCTGCACCGAGACCATGGCCGAGGCGTCGAACTGGCCCGACTTCATGAAGTCCGATCCATCGCCGTTCTGGCAGAAGACGGCCAGCCCTTGGCACTATGTGACACTGCCAGGCGGCAAGACCTACGATCAGGTGGGTGCACCGCCCGAAGGCGACGCCATCACCGCGCTCGACCGCTTCAGCGCCACTCTCCGGGACCGCAAGGCCTCGCCCGACGACAAGCGCGTGGCGCTACGCTTCATCATCCACATCGTCGGCGACCTCGCACAGCCGCTCCACAACGGCAACGGCACAGATCGCGGCGGCAATGACCTGAAGGTGACGTGGTTCGGCAAGCCGACGAACCTGCACAGCGTCTGGGACACGCTGCTGGTCGACGACGAGCAGCTTTCGTATTCCGAGATGGCGGCTTGGCTGAACGCCCGCATCACGCCGGCCGACGTCAAGGCATGGTCGTCGGCTGATCCTAGGGTATGGATGGCCGATAGCGTGATCGTGCGGGATCAGGTGTACCCGCCCTCCGGCGACACCGCCTTGGGCTACCGCTACGTGTATGAGAACACCCCGCGCGTGGAGCTACAGCTCGAAAAGGGTGGCGTTCGGCTGGCGGCCTATCTCAACAAGGTGTTCCGCTAA